Below is a window of Deltaproteobacteria bacterium DNA.
CCAGTTTTACGAGTACAAACGGGCTTTCCAGGTGTATGGATTGAGCGGACTCGTGGACAGGCCCCCGATTCCGGCCTCCCACCCAAACGAGGTGCCGGATGAAACGAAAAAGCGCATCGTCGAGCTTTCTCTTGCCGAGCCCTCGGCGGGCCAGCAGCGCATCGCGGATCAGCTCGCCTTGGAAGGCGTTTCTGTTTGCGCTTCAACAGTCCGAAATATTTGGATAAAGGAAGGCATCGAAACCAAGTACAAACGCCTGTTGCGCCTTGAGGAAAAATCCGCCTCCGGATTCGTCCTCACGGAAAAGCAGGTCCGGCTCATCGAAAAAGCCAACCCGGAGTTCGCCGAGCGCCACGTGGAAAGCGATTATCCGGGCCAGCTGCTTTGCCAGGACACCTTCTACGTAGGCCGTTTAAAGGGCGTCGGCAGGGTCTATCTGCAGGCCGTGGTGGAAACCTACGGCAGCTACGCTTTCGGCAAGCTCTACACCAGCAAGCGCCCCGAAACCGCCGTGGACGCGCTCTACGACCGGGTTTTGCCGTTTTACGAGGAACATGGCCTGCCGATTCAGGCCGTCCTTACCGACAACGGCACAGAGTTCAAGGGCCGCCCCATGATCCATCTATATGAAATTTTTACGGAATTATACGACATCGAACACCGGACCACGAAAGTCGCCACGCCGAGAACCAACGGCTTCGTGG
It encodes the following:
- a CDS encoding IS481 family transposase, with protein sequence MTATDKLAQKRLTLLQLAENLGNVSKACRHHNVSRSQFYEYKRAFQVYGLSGLVDRPPIPASHPNEVPDETKKRIVELSLAEPSAGQQRIADQLALEGVSVCASTVRNIWIKEGIETKYKRLLRLEEKSASGFVLTEKQVRLIEKANPEFAERHVESDYPGQLLCQDTFYVGRLKGVGRVYLQAVVETYGSYAFGKLYTSKRPETAVDALYDRVLPFYEEHGLPIQAVLTDNGTEFKGRPMIHLYEIFTELYDIEHRTTKVATPRTNGFVERFNRTVLDEFLRMAFRTKFYESVDALQEDLDAWLHKYNHERPHR